The Apium graveolens cultivar Ventura chromosome 6, ASM990537v1, whole genome shotgun sequence genome contains a region encoding:
- the LOC141664106 gene encoding mitochondrial metalloendopeptidase OMA1-like encodes MASAGYDPREAPKVYRMFDNNFGKSSDSKHSDEDSFGDIFSTHPSGRKRAEELSKSGVMEEAMTRYSEVIETRRRKQLKDYKRNISDNIFASFFRWIW; translated from the exons ATGGCATCAGCAGGATATGATCCTCGTGAGGCACCTAAGGTCTATAGAATGTTCGACAATAATTTTGGGAAGTCCTCAGATTCAAAACATAGTGATGAAGATAGTTTTGGTGATATCTTTTCAACACATCCATCTGGCAGAAAGAGAGCTGAGGAACTGTCCAAGTCAGGAGTGATGGAAGAAGCAATGACCAGATATTCAGAAGTCATCGAGACAAGAAG GAGGAAACAGTTGAAAGATTACAAGAGGAACATCTCGGATAATATTTTTGCATCATTCTTTAGGTGGATCTGGTAG